The DNA sequence TCCCGGACTCCGCGGTGGACTACGTGGTCGCCGACCTGCTGGACCCGCCGGGGGAGTGGCGGCAGGCGTTCGACCTGGTCGTGGAGATCATCAACATCCAGGCGATGCCCCGCGACTACCGCCCCGCGGCGCTGTCGTCCCTGGCCGGCTTCCTCGCCCCGGACGGCACGCTGCTGGTCTCCGAGGTCGCGGAGGAGAGCACCGACACCGACACGTGGGTGGGCCCGCCGTGGCCGTTCAGCCGCGCGGAGATCGAATCGATCGCCCAGGACGGCGTTCGCCTGCTCAGCCTGGAGACCATCCGCGAGGGCACCCGCTACTGGGCGGAGTTCACACGCTAGCCAGGAACCTCGACAGCACCCGCGTCCCGAAGTGCAACCCCTCCACCGGGACCCGCTCGTCCACCCCGTGCGCCATCGCCCGGTACGGGAAGCCCTTCGGCAGCCACAGCGGCGCGAACCCGTAGTTGTCGATCCCCAGCTGCGCGAACGCCTTCGCGTCCGTCCCGCCACCGAGGCAGTACGGCACCACGACGGCTTCGGGGTCCTCCGCCCGCAGCGCCTCGGTCATCGCGGCGAACCACGGCGAGTCCACCGGCGCCTGCACCGGCGGCTGGTGCGCGACGAACTCCCGCGTCACGCCCTCGCCCAGCAGCTCGTCCAGCACCGCGAACAACGACTCCTCGGTTCCCGGCAGGACTCGGACGTCGACCTGCGCGGTCGCCGTCGACGGGATCACGTTCACCTTGTAGCCCGCGTCCAGCATCGTCGGGGTCGTGCTGTTGCGGACCGTCGGCACCACGAGCGAGCCCGCCGGACCCAGAGCGGCCACCGTCGCGTCCACATCGGACAAGTCCACCGGCACGCCCAGAGCCGCGCCGGTGCGCTCCAGGAACGCCCGCACCGCCGGGGTCAGCGAGACCGGCCACTCGTGCGCCGCGATCCGGTGCAGCGCGCCCACCAACCGGGTGACGGCGTTCTCGGCGTTCGGGCGCGAGCCGTGCCCCGCCCGGCCGCGGGCGGTCAGGCGCAGGTGCGCCGTGCCGCGCTCGGCCGTCCCCACCGGGTACAGGTGCACGTCGCGGCCGTCGGCGGCCGGGACGTGGTAGGTGTAGCCGCCCGACTCGCTGATCGCCGCGACGCAGCCCTCGAACAGCTCGGGGTGCTCGGCGACGAGCCAGTGCGCGCCCCACTCGCCGCGGTCCTCCTCGTCGGCGACGAACGCCAGCACCAGCTCGCGCCGCGGCCGGACACCGCCGGCCAGCGCGGCGAGGACCATCGCCACGAAGTCCTTCATGTCGGTCGCGCCGCGGCCCCACAGGTACCCGTCGCGCACCTCGCCCGCGAACGGCGGCACCGACCAGTCCGCCGCGTCCGCCGGGACGACGTCCAGGTGGCCCTGCACCAGCAGCGCCGGCAGCGTCGGGTCCGTGCCCGGCACGCGGGCGATCACGCTGGCCCGCCCGGGTGCGGCTTCGAGGATCCGCGACGGGATCCCGAGCCCGTCGAGGAACGCCGCGACGTACTCCGCCGCCGGCCGCTCGGGCTCGGCGTCGTTGCCGCCGCGGTTGGTCGTGTCGAACCGGATCAGGTCCGCGCACAGCTCGACGACGTCAGCCATAGATGCCCTGCACCGCCCCCGCCGCGATCGCCGTGACGACCTTGAACGCCTTCATCGCTTCGGTCATGTTCGGTGCGTCGAACCCGACCCGCCGGGTGCCGATCTGCTCCACCGTCGGGATCACCGCGGTCGCCTGGGCCAGGTGGCTCGCGTCGAACTCCACCTCGATCCGGTGCGCGCGGACCTGCCGCTCCTCGCGTCCGGCCCGTGCCATCGCGTCGGCCGCGGCGCCGGTCAGCAGCTCCGCCGTGCGCGCCGGCGGCAGGCAGATGGCCGCGTACCGGCTCACGCACTCCTTCACCTGGACCAGCTCCGCCTCCGGAGCGTAATCACGGGCGTCCTCGCACGTTTCGTCGTCACCCGAAACGAGCAGGACAGGCACGCCGTACTCGGCGGACATCGCCGCGTTCAGCCGGCCCTCGCTCGCCGGGACGTCGTCCAGCCACACCCCGGTGATCTGGTTCTCCAGGTAGGTGTGGGAAAGCACCCCGTCGAACCCGGCGCCGGCGTGGTAGCCCAGGAAGACGACACCGTCCACACCGGAATCGATGCCCTGCATCATCGACAGCGGCTTGTGCCGCCCGGTGAGCATCCGCGCCCGCGGGTCGAGGTCCTCCAGCAGCAGGTTCCGCTGCGACGAATGCGCCTCGTTGACCAGCACGTCGCCGGCTCCGGCGTCGAACAGCCCGGCCAGCACGGCGTTGACGTCGCCGGTGAACAGCCGCCGGAAGCGGTCCCACTGCGGCGAACCGGGCACGACGTCGTCGGTCCAGGTGACGCCGGTGGCGCCCTCCATGTCCGCCGAGACCATGATGCGCATGACCGGCACTCTAGCCAGGCCCCGCCCGGCCCGGGCACGGAATCCCCGATCACGCAGCGTCACGGGAATCGATCGATAACGATCGGACACCTGCCGAGGCGGCAACATATTGCGCGGTTGTCCGGGTATGTGGTTACTTCTCGTCCTTGGGGAGGCTCACAAGCGAACGATGGGGTGGTTTTTGGTGCAGTTCCAACGCAGACTCGGGCGGTTCGCCCGCGTGGGCGCGGTCGCCGCGGCCGCGACACTGGCGGCGATCCCGCTCGCGGTACCGGCCCAGGCGCAACAGGGCAAGGTGCTGCGGGTCGCGCTGACCACCGGCATCGACCACCTGAACCCGTTCACCGCCGTGCTCGCCGCCTCGACGCAGATCGGCCGGTTCACCTACGAGTTCCTCACCGTCCCGAACGCCGAGAAGGCCGAGGCCTCGCCCGCGCTCGCGGAGTCCTGGACGCCGTCGCCGGACAAGCTGACCTGGACGTTCAAGATCCGCACCGGCGTCAAGTGGAGCGACGGGAAGCCGGTGACCGCCAAGGACGCCGCGTACACGTTCAACCGCATGCTCACCGACGAGAACGCCCGCACCGCCAACGGCAACTACGTGGCCAACTTCGAGACGGTCACCGCGCCCGACGACACCACGCTCGTCATCAAGACCAAGACCGTGCAGGTCAACATGAACCTGCTCGACGTCCCGATCGTGCCGCAGCACATCTGGGAGCCGGTCAAGGACCTCAAGGACCCCAAGACCGACGACCTGGCCATCGCCGGCGTCTCCGACGGCCCGTACCAGGTCACCGAGTACAAGCCGAACGAGTACGTCAAGTTCAAGGCCAACAAGGACTACTGGCGCGGCGCCCCGAAGGTCGACGAGCTGCAGTTGCTGCAGTTCAAGGACACCGAGGCCGCGGTCAACGCGCTCAAGCAGGGCGAAGTCGACGTCATCAACCGGCTCAACCCCAACCAGTTCGCCGCGCTGCAGGGCCAGGAGGGCATCACCACCAACGCCGCGCCCGGCCGCCGCTACGACGAGCTGTCGATCAACTTCGGCGTCCAGGACAACGCCAACAACCCCATCGGCGACGGCAACCCGGTGCTCAAGGACATCAACGTCCGCAAGGCGATCGCCCAGGCCGTCGACACCCAGGCGATCGTGGACAAGGTGCTCAAGGGCCTCGGCCAGGTCGGCGGCGGCGTCGTGCCCGCCGTCTACAGCGCCTACCACTGGGACCCCAGCGACAGCGAGAAGACCAAGTTCGACCTCGCCGCCGCCAACACCACCCTCGAGCAGGCCGGCTACAAGAAGGGCCCCGACGGCGTCCGCACCGCCCCCGGCGGCGCGAAGCTGGAACTGCGCCTGACCGGCCACTCCAACCGCAGCTACGACCAGGGCGTCGCCCAGTACGTCAGCGGCTGGCTCAAGGACATCGGCATCGCCGTCAAGCAGGACCTGGTCTCCGACGACGAGCTGTCCGACCGCACCGCCACCGGCAAGTACGACCTCGCCATCGGCGGCTACGGCACCAACCCGGACCCGGACTACGCGCTCTCGCTGCACACCTGCGCCGCCCGGCCCAGCGCCGACGCCAAGGGCGGCAGCACCGACACGTTCTTCTGCGACGCCCAGTACGACGAGCTCTACAAGAAGCAGCTGACCGAGACCGACGACGCGAAGCGCGCCGAGTACGTCAAGCAGGCCCAGGCCCGGCTCTACAGCCAGTACCCGACGATCGTCCTGGACTACCAGAACGCGCTCGAGGCCTACCGCTCCGACAAGTTCTCCGGCTTCACCACCCAGCCGCAGCCCAAGGGCGCGATCCTCGAGCAGACCGGCTACTGGGGCGTCTACGGCGCCACCCCGGCCGGCACCGAGAACACCGCGGACTCCGGCTCCGGCAACACCGTGCTGTGGATCGTGATCGGCGCGGTCGTCGTGGTGGTCCTCGTCGGCGGCGGGATCGTCCTGAGCCGCCGCGGCAAGACGTCGGAAGACCGCGAGTAGAAGCATGACCGCCCCCGAACAAGCCGCGGTGCTCGTCGACCCCGACGAGCACCGCGGCGGGACCGGCACCGCCCGGTTCGTCCTGAAGAAGATCATCGAAGCGGTCATCAGCGTCGTGCTGGTGGTCGTCCTGTTCTTCTTCCTCTTCCGGATGCTGCCCGGCGACCCCGTCGCCGCGATGACCCGCGACCGCGTCACCAGCCCCCAGCAGATCGCCGAACTGCGCGAAAAGATGGGCGTCGACAAGCCCGTCTTCGTCCAGTTCGGCCAGTACTTCTGGAACCTGCTGCACGGCGACCTCGGCGAGTCCCGGCTGCTCAACAACGGCCGCCCGGTCGCCGACATGATCGGCGAACGGCTCTGGCCGACCATCCTGCTCGTCGGCAGCGCCACCGTCCTGGCCGTGCTCATCGGCCTCTGGCTGGGCATCCGCGCCGCCTGGCGCCGCGACAGCTTCTTCGACCGCGCCCAGACCGGGATCGCGCTGACCCTCTGGTCGGTCCCGCAGTTCTGGCTCGGCCTCATGCTGCTCGTGGTCACCAACGGCCTGTTCCCCAGCCGCGGCATGCACTCCCCGGACGCCGCGCCCGACGTCTTCTCCCAGACCCTCGACGTCCTGCACCACCTGGTGCTGCCGTGCCTGACGCTGCTGGCGGTGTTCTACGCCCAGTACATGCTCATCATGCGGTCGTCGCTGCTGGGGGAGATGAACGCCGACTACCTCACCACCGCCCGCGCCAAGGGCCTGCGCGACGACCTCGTCCGCCGCCGCCACGCCGTCCCCAACGCCCTGCTGCCGACGACCACGCTGGTGTTCATGCAGTTCGGCCAGGTCGTCGCCGGCGCGGTCACCGTCGAAGCGGTGTTCAGCTGGCCCGGGCTCGGGCAGTTGACCTACGACGCCCTGCACGGGCCCGACCTGCCGGTGCTGCAGGGCGTGTTCACCGTGCTGGCCAGCGCCGTGGTGCTGATGAACCTGCTCGCGGAGCTGCTCTACCGCGTGCTCGACCCGAGGGTGCGTACCTCATGACCACCGCAGAGACGCCCCGGCAGATCGCCTGGCACCGCCGGCGCGCGTCGCTCGCCCGGACCTGGCGGGAGTTCGCCGCCCAGCGCGCCGCGCTCGCCGGGCTGATCCTGCTCGGCGCCACCGTGGTCGTGGCGCTGCTGCTGCCGCTGATCAGCGACCAGAGCGGCCTCGACGTCACCAAGGCCACCGGGCAGCCGCTCGCCCCGCC is a window from the Amycolatopsis sp. cg9 genome containing:
- a CDS encoding M20/M25/M40 family metallo-hydrolase, with the translated sequence MADVVELCADLIRFDTTNRGGNDAEPERPAAEYVAAFLDGLGIPSRILEAAPGRASVIARVPGTDPTLPALLVQGHLDVVPADAADWSVPPFAGEVRDGYLWGRGATDMKDFVAMVLAALAGGVRPRRELVLAFVADEEDRGEWGAHWLVAEHPELFEGCVAAISESGGYTYHVPAADGRDVHLYPVGTAERGTAHLRLTARGRAGHGSRPNAENAVTRLVGALHRIAAHEWPVSLTPAVRAFLERTGAALGVPVDLSDVDATVAALGPAGSLVVPTVRNSTTPTMLDAGYKVNVIPSTATAQVDVRVLPGTEESLFAVLDELLGEGVTREFVAHQPPVQAPVDSPWFAAMTEALRAEDPEAVVVPYCLGGGTDAKAFAQLGIDNYGFAPLWLPKGFPYRAMAHGVDERVPVEGLHFGTRVLSRFLASV
- a CDS encoding class I SAM-dependent methyltransferase codes for the protein MTDPADRVLSRASLAEGNPTGWFDQLYTAAERGEAVVPWTRGEPNADLAAWVEPGEGRRALVVGSALGDDAELLASQGWAVTAFDVAPTAVKAAEARFPDSAVDYVVADLLDPPGEWRQAFDLVVEIINIQAMPRDYRPAALSSLAGFLAPDGTLLVSEVAEESTDTDTWVGPPWPFSRAEIESIAQDGVRLLSLETIREGTRYWAEFTR
- a CDS encoding ABC transporter permease; translation: MTAPEQAAVLVDPDEHRGGTGTARFVLKKIIEAVISVVLVVVLFFFLFRMLPGDPVAAMTRDRVTSPQQIAELREKMGVDKPVFVQFGQYFWNLLHGDLGESRLLNNGRPVADMIGERLWPTILLVGSATVLAVLIGLWLGIRAAWRRDSFFDRAQTGIALTLWSVPQFWLGLMLLVVTNGLFPSRGMHSPDAAPDVFSQTLDVLHHLVLPCLTLLAVFYAQYMLIMRSSLLGEMNADYLTTARAKGLRDDLVRRRHAVPNALLPTTTLVFMQFGQVVAGAVTVEAVFSWPGLGQLTYDALHGPDLPVLQGVFTVLASAVVLMNLLAELLYRVLDPRVRTS
- a CDS encoding ABC transporter substrate-binding protein; protein product: MGWFLVQFQRRLGRFARVGAVAAAATLAAIPLAVPAQAQQGKVLRVALTTGIDHLNPFTAVLAASTQIGRFTYEFLTVPNAEKAEASPALAESWTPSPDKLTWTFKIRTGVKWSDGKPVTAKDAAYTFNRMLTDENARTANGNYVANFETVTAPDDTTLVIKTKTVQVNMNLLDVPIVPQHIWEPVKDLKDPKTDDLAIAGVSDGPYQVTEYKPNEYVKFKANKDYWRGAPKVDELQLLQFKDTEAAVNALKQGEVDVINRLNPNQFAALQGQEGITTNAAPGRRYDELSINFGVQDNANNPIGDGNPVLKDINVRKAIAQAVDTQAIVDKVLKGLGQVGGGVVPAVYSAYHWDPSDSEKTKFDLAAANTTLEQAGYKKGPDGVRTAPGGAKLELRLTGHSNRSYDQGVAQYVSGWLKDIGIAVKQDLVSDDELSDRTATGKYDLAIGGYGTNPDPDYALSLHTCAARPSADAKGGSTDTFFCDAQYDELYKKQLTETDDAKRAEYVKQAQARLYSQYPTIVLDYQNALEAYRSDKFSGFTTQPQPKGAILEQTGYWGVYGATPAGTENTADSGSGNTVLWIVIGAVVVVVLVGGGIVLSRRGKTSEDRE
- a CDS encoding M55 family metallopeptidase — encoded protein: MRIMVSADMEGATGVTWTDDVVPGSPQWDRFRRLFTGDVNAVLAGLFDAGAGDVLVNEAHSSQRNLLLEDLDPRARMLTGRHKPLSMMQGIDSGVDGVVFLGYHAGAGFDGVLSHTYLENQITGVWLDDVPASEGRLNAAMSAEYGVPVLLVSGDDETCEDARDYAPEAELVQVKECVSRYAAICLPPARTAELLTGAAADAMARAGREERQVRAHRIEVEFDASHLAQATAVIPTVEQIGTRRVGFDAPNMTEAMKAFKVVTAIAAGAVQGIYG